The Daucus carota subsp. sativus chromosome 7, DH1 v3.0, whole genome shotgun sequence genome window below encodes:
- the LOC108195665 gene encoding uncharacterized protein LOC108195665 isoform X1, producing MILRGCFPMRFLMPKWLQYMSVAAKMVAMCDSYGEVSYVAKLFDGITQPSVFNSSSHLKASIKKISAASTALILMVPILPRFCEKIYRMAEGGSDYCSKKSDDFCGGAAIEVCEFVATLKFFDRFVSLEQELAQIKTSAVSNGSTKYTGGSYGADNAMQDEDSKDHLKHVLETQKKLYSGKKRQ from the exons ATGATACTCCGAGGCTGCTTCCCGATGCGTTTCTTGATGCCAAAATGGTTGCAATATATGAGTGTGGCTGCCAAAATGGTTGCAATGTGTGATAGTTACGGTGAAGTTAGTTATGTAGCCAAACTGTTTGACGGAATTACTCAACCATCTGTTTTTAATTCAAGTTCACATCTCAAAGCTAGCATCAAAAAGATTTCAGCCGCGTCCACTGCTCTGATCCTGATGGTGCCGATTCTTCCAAG ATTTTGTGAGAAGATATATAGAATGGCAGAAGGAGGATCTGATTATTGTTCTAAAAAATCTGATGATTTCTGTGGAGGTGCTGCTATTGAG GTTTGTGAATTCGTTGCCACCCTGAAGTTTTTTGACAGATTTGTTTCGTTAGAGCAAGAGCTTGCTCAAATTAAAACTTCCGCTGTATCAAATGGATCCACAAAG TATACCGGCGGTTCATATGGAGCTGATAATGCTATGCAAGATGAAGATTCCAA GGATCATCTTAAGCATGTCTTGGaaactcaaaaaaaattgtactcCGGGAAGAAGAGGCAATAG
- the LOC108195665 gene encoding uncharacterized protein LOC108195665 isoform X2, producing MAEGGSDYCSKKSDDFCGGAAIEVCEFVATLKFFDRFVSLEQELAQIKTSAVSNGSTKYTGGSYGADNAMQDEDSKDHLKHVLETQKKLYSGKKRQ from the exons ATGGCAGAAGGAGGATCTGATTATTGTTCTAAAAAATCTGATGATTTCTGTGGAGGTGCTGCTATTGAG GTTTGTGAATTCGTTGCCACCCTGAAGTTTTTTGACAGATTTGTTTCGTTAGAGCAAGAGCTTGCTCAAATTAAAACTTCCGCTGTATCAAATGGATCCACAAAG TATACCGGCGGTTCATATGGAGCTGATAATGCTATGCAAGATGAAGATTCCAA GGATCATCTTAAGCATGTCTTGGaaactcaaaaaaaattgtactcCGGGAAGAAGAGGCAATAG